A stretch of DNA from Triticum dicoccoides isolate Atlit2015 ecotype Zavitan chromosome 2A, WEW_v2.0, whole genome shotgun sequence:
ACTTGAGCGCTGCCGGAgcaaaggaggaggagggggagcatgCCATTGCCAGAGTAAGCCAAACGCCCAATCCAATCCAACCTCTCGTCTAGTTTTTGCGTTCGATTCGGTCTCTCTCATTGTCTTTGTACGTGATTTCCTTTGTTTCTGTGCAGCCGCCCAAGATCGACGTGGATACGCTCTGCCTACTCTACATGCTGCTTCTCATGACGATCTGGATGTCCTCGTTTCGGCTCCGGTGGCCGGTGCTGGTCACCTACTACGTCCCGGCCATGGAAGCCGTGGTCACCTGCTTCTTCTTCGCGTTCGTCACCGTCCAGCTGCAGGTGCTGCTTGCCATCGCGCTGTCGGAGGAGCCCGAACCGTCGCTGCTTCCGCCTGCCGTGAACCAGTGGATCATGGCCCTCGCCGTGTGGATGTTCGGGGTCCTCTACTACATGATCTACGCCTCCCTGAGCGACGGGTATGCGGGCTACTGGGACCTGATCATGGCCGGGGTCGCGAGTGTTGTGAGCCTCGCCATGACTGTCTACAACATGCTGCAGGTTGTAAATTCAGTTCTTGTGCTCGTAGTTTGTTTCTTCTCGTAGAGTTTGGGCATTGTTGTGTGATGGAAGCCTTTAACCAATCCGTTTGCCGTCTGTTTTGGCAGCGCCCCGTCTTTGCCTAGCTGCGGATCGACGATGATTGAGCATCTTGGAACCTCAAGAGTGGCGACCTGAAGAAGGCCCAGACTTGCCCTTGCCTATGGCTGTTTACCTATTATGTTACTATTTTCGGCCTAGTGTTGGATGTGCTATGAGTATGTTGTTGGTTCTCCATCTACTATCTGAACTCAGGAAGGATTTGGCTTCATTTTGGGGACAGGATTAATGTGTTAGTACCTGATGTTTTTGTGAAAAATATCCTTTTAGGGAATGTTTCATGAAAAAATTGTTGTGGGGATGTGATCTTTTTCTTGCATTTTGGGCACTGGATCAGTGCCGCCTTGCCGGGCATTGGATGCTTGGTTCATGTTGATGGGGATGTGATCTTCTCTGTTCGTTAACTCTCTGTGATCCTGATCGGTTTTGCTATTTAGTCAAAGTAATTCCAGACTGACTGCTATGGTGTTCTTGATGCTTGATTAAAAGTAGGATTTAGCTTCAGTTAAGTTAATCATCGATTTATTTCAGGGTTTAGTCTCTGTTCTTATCAGATTCTTATGTTAGAGAAAAAGCTGCTCTATGAATTAAAATGTCACCATGAAATAATCTAGATGCAGATAGGCAAGAAGAATTATAAGTTTGATAAAGGATGGGGGGTCAAAAGTACAAAAGTAGTGCAGGAATGAATGTTTGATCCTGTGGGTCATACTGTAATCTATTATCTATACCAGCGTGTGAGAAAACAGTTAGAAGCTGTCAATTTTGATCATGCTATAACAGTAGCAGTTACAAAACCATTCGGTGTGGGATCATGCTCATGTCAGATTATGAACTATGATTAGGGGGTTAGTAATCAGATTGTAATTCTGACCATGAGGAAGAATATCATGATTGGTGTATATATGTAGCAGCAAACTAGATAATGTCAGGGAAGGGTCTATATGCAACATGAATCAGGTTCATGACATAATACTTGCAGGTGGCCACAAATGGAAACCTGTCATATGCATTTTTTTGAGAAAAGAGGATTACCCCCGGCCTCTCCATCAGAATGATTCATGAAGCCCTTTTATTAATCAAAGTAACCGAAAAGTCTATAATCCATAACAAGCTTGCTTGGAGCTAAAAAGGTATAAAACCAAGTAAAATATGCCACAGCTGGCAAAAACAGGACTAGATGACTAAACACATATCCTGTTACtggaccgtcatccaaaccggttgtagatatcccgagctaccatctcccatcggatagacTCAGTAACCAAAGACTCCCTGACTTCCACAGGAGTGAGTAACGACCATGTACGGATCCAAGCAGTGGCCCTGTAGATAACCTACAAAATGCATGCTCGGTAAAGTTTGTATAGAGTTGCATCGTTTGCTACGCAAGCTCATTCCAGTAGGAAATTGTTTTTAGAACACCACCTGCTAGATTATATACTTGATTGTTAATTGAACAAATACACAAGCACATCTCTGAAAATTTAGAGGATTCGCTAAAGGATTGTTGATACGACAGCAATGGCACAGGCCGATATTGATACGGTGCAGACGGTCAAGACTTCTCTTCCTGAGGTGGCTGTAGAAACAGTCTGGGCTTTGGCCGATGTCAGTATCCCGGTGACCAGTATCGTGGCTGCTAAGGTCGGTGACGAGGGTTCTGATAAGGGTCCGGACAAACGAAAcggggaaaagctttcaaagtgggCTATTAAGAAAAAGAAGCTTCCGTGTTATCGATGTGGCGAGCCGGGACATTTTGCGGCAGAGTGTACCACCGAGTTATGTGATTATTGCTCCAGATCGCAGCATACAATCGGTGACTGTCCGTTGCTTTCTGGCCCCAAGCCGGTGGTCAATATCTATGTGGTTTGCTGTGAGGAGCTCATGTTTTTTGAGTCACCATATGTGGCACCAGTGACGCATGTGCAAGAGAGTTCTTACCCCGCAGTTGTCAAGGTGACCAACGGGACTTTAACTAAGGCACAAATTGTGCGACAGTTGCAGGATTTAGTGCCAGGCAACCATCGGTGGGACCTTGTCAGGTTGGAGGCCCAGACTTACAAGGTTGAGTTTCCCACTAAGGAGGATCAGATGCATATCCTTAAGTTTGGCATGTGCAGAGTTCACAGCACCAACGTTATCCTCGCCTTTGATGAGTGGAAGGGGAAGGAGCCTGAGGGTACACCTTTAGAGAAGGTCTAGGTTCGCTTCTATGGTGCACCTCGCAAGTATATTAATCATTTCACGATAGCTTGGAGTTTTGGTTCTATCATTGGTAAGACGGAACA
This window harbors:
- the LOC119359220 gene encoding uncharacterized protein LOC119359220 is translated as MAGRNLSAAGAKEEEGEHAIARPPKIDVDTLCLLYMLLLMTIWMSSFRLRWPVLVTYYVPAMEAVVTCFFFAFVTVQLQVLLAIALSEEPEPSLLPPAVNQWIMALAVWMFGVLYYMIYASLSDGYAGYWDLIMAGVASVVSLAMTVYNMLQRPVFA